From the Narcine bancroftii isolate sNarBan1 unplaced genomic scaffold, sNarBan1.hap1 Scaffold_254, whole genome shotgun sequence genome, one window contains:
- the nif3l1 gene encoding NIF3-like protein 1 isoform X3 has translation MDLDEVVSRLETLAPPSLAESWDNVGLLAVSSVPSAVRSLLLTVDLTEGVLREAMKIPAQMILAYHPPIFRPLLRLGGSTWKERVLTGALENRVAIYSPHTALDAIPGGVNDWLAGCLGEGSRKPLSQSSWDTGRQRVDIPLPGGFDLKPMIARLLELQGVSIMSGSSSPGTRLSLSCHRSGVLEALRVINDYEEVRSSVEIVGLVKAPLPGTGMGRFCRLTNVSPLSEVVQMVKEHLGLKHVRLALGTGRSLDSSVKTAAVCAGSGGSILDGVEADLYLTDVI, from the exons ATGGATCTGGACGAAGTGGTGTCCCGCCTGGAGACACTCGCCCCCCCCTCACTCGCAGAGAGCTGGGACAACGTGGGGCTCTTGGCCGTTTCCTCGGTGCCCTCAGCTGTCCGAAGCCTCCTCCTCACGGTTGACCTAACCGAGGGTGTTCTCCGTGAGGCCATGAAGATCCCTGCACAGATGATCCTCGCCTACCACCCCCCGATCTTCCGGCCCTTGCTCCGTCTTGGGGGGTCCACCTGGAAGGAGCGGGTGCTGACGGGGGCTCTGGAGAACCGGGTGGCCATCTACTCGCCACACACTGCCCTGGATGCCATCCCAGGAGGGGTCAACGACTGGCTAGCAGGGTGTCTGG GTGAAGGGTCCCGGAAACCCCTCTCTCAGTCCTCGTGGGACACAGGCAGGCAACGAGTGGACATTCCACTCCCTGGGGGATTTGACTTGAAGCCGATGATCGCTCGACTGCTGGAGCTTCAGGGAGTCTCTATCATGTCAGGTTCCTCCAG CCCTGGGACTCGTCTCTCTCTGTCCTGCCATCGCTCGGGGGTACTGGAGGCTCTCAGGGTGATCAATGACTATGAGGAGGTTCGATCGAGTGTGGAGATTGTCGGTCTGGTGAAG GCCCCGCTGCCGGGAACAGGGATGGGACGGTTCTGTCGCCTGACAAATGTGTCTCCACTGAGTGAAGTTGTCCAGATGGTGAAGGAACATCTTGGTCTGAAACATGTCCGTCTGGCCTTGGGGACGGGTAGGAGTCTGG aTTCATCCGTGAAGACGGCCGCTGTCTGCGCTGGGTCTGGAGGGAGCATTCTGGACGGCGTCGAGGCTGATCTGTACCTCACAG ATGTCATCTGA
- the nif3l1 gene encoding NIF3-like protein 1 isoform X1, with the protein MDLDEVVSRLETLAPPSLAESWDNVGLLAVSSVPSAVRSLLLTVDLTEGVLREAMKIPAQMILAYHPPIFRPLLRLGGSTWKERVLTGALENRVAIYSPHTALDAIPGGVNDWLAGCLGEGSRKPLSQSSWDTGRQRVDIPLPGGFDLKPMIARLLELQGVSIMSGSSSPGTRLSLSCHRSGVLEALRVINDYEEVRSSVEIVGLVKAPLPGTGMGRFCRLTNVSPLSEVVQMVKEHLGLKHVRLALGTGRSLDSSVKTAAVCAGSGGSILDGVEADLYLTGEMSHHQVLDAVSRGTSVILCEHSNTERGFLPHLAALLAPLLGPEVSIHISTEDSEPISIV; encoded by the exons ATGGATCTGGACGAAGTGGTGTCCCGCCTGGAGACACTCGCCCCCCCCTCACTCGCAGAGAGCTGGGACAACGTGGGGCTCTTGGCCGTTTCCTCGGTGCCCTCAGCTGTCCGAAGCCTCCTCCTCACGGTTGACCTAACCGAGGGTGTTCTCCGTGAGGCCATGAAGATCCCTGCACAGATGATCCTCGCCTACCACCCCCCGATCTTCCGGCCCTTGCTCCGTCTTGGGGGGTCCACCTGGAAGGAGCGGGTGCTGACGGGGGCTCTGGAGAACCGGGTGGCCATCTACTCGCCACACACTGCCCTGGATGCCATCCCAGGAGGGGTCAACGACTGGCTAGCAGGGTGTCTGG GTGAAGGGTCCCGGAAACCCCTCTCTCAGTCCTCGTGGGACACAGGCAGGCAACGAGTGGACATTCCACTCCCTGGGGGATTTGACTTGAAGCCGATGATCGCTCGACTGCTGGAGCTTCAGGGAGTCTCTATCATGTCAGGTTCCTCCAG CCCTGGGACTCGTCTCTCTCTGTCCTGCCATCGCTCGGGGGTACTGGAGGCTCTCAGGGTGATCAATGACTATGAGGAGGTTCGATCGAGTGTGGAGATTGTCGGTCTGGTGAAG GCCCCGCTGCCGGGAACAGGGATGGGACGGTTCTGTCGCCTGACAAATGTGTCTCCACTGAGTGAAGTTGTCCAGATGGTGAAGGAACATCTTGGTCTGAAACATGTCCGTCTGGCCTTGGGGACGGGTAGGAGTCTGG aTTCATCCGTGAAGACGGCCGCTGTCTGCGCTGGGTCTGGAGGGAGCATTCTGGACGGCGTCGAGGCTGATCTGTACCTCACAG gTGAGATGTCCCATCACCAAGTTCTTGATGCTGTTTCTCGTGGAACCTCTGTCATTCTCTGTGAACACTCAAACACGGAACGTGGCTTCCTTCCACATCTCGCTGCCCTCCTCGCCCCTCTTCTTGGCCCAGAGGTCTCCATCCACATCTCCACGGAGGACTCGGAGCCCATCTCCATTGTTTAG
- the nif3l1 gene encoding NIF3-like protein 1 isoform X2, with translation MDLDEVVSRLETLAPPSLAESWDNVGLLAVSSVPSAVRSLLLTVDLTEGVLREAMKIPAQMILAYHPPIFRPLLRLGGSTWKERVLTGALENRVAIYSPHTALDAIPGGVNDWLAGCLGEGSRKPLSQSSWDTGRQRVDIPLPGGFDLKPMIARLLELQGVSIMSGSSSPGTRLSLSCHRSGVLEALRVINDYEEVRSSVEIVGLVKAPLPGTGMGRFCRLTNVSPLSEVVQMVKEHLGLKHVRLALGTGRSLDSSVKTAAVCAGSGGSILDGVEADLYLTALCPSSH, from the exons ATGGATCTGGACGAAGTGGTGTCCCGCCTGGAGACACTCGCCCCCCCCTCACTCGCAGAGAGCTGGGACAACGTGGGGCTCTTGGCCGTTTCCTCGGTGCCCTCAGCTGTCCGAAGCCTCCTCCTCACGGTTGACCTAACCGAGGGTGTTCTCCGTGAGGCCATGAAGATCCCTGCACAGATGATCCTCGCCTACCACCCCCCGATCTTCCGGCCCTTGCTCCGTCTTGGGGGGTCCACCTGGAAGGAGCGGGTGCTGACGGGGGCTCTGGAGAACCGGGTGGCCATCTACTCGCCACACACTGCCCTGGATGCCATCCCAGGAGGGGTCAACGACTGGCTAGCAGGGTGTCTGG GTGAAGGGTCCCGGAAACCCCTCTCTCAGTCCTCGTGGGACACAGGCAGGCAACGAGTGGACATTCCACTCCCTGGGGGATTTGACTTGAAGCCGATGATCGCTCGACTGCTGGAGCTTCAGGGAGTCTCTATCATGTCAGGTTCCTCCAG CCCTGGGACTCGTCTCTCTCTGTCCTGCCATCGCTCGGGGGTACTGGAGGCTCTCAGGGTGATCAATGACTATGAGGAGGTTCGATCGAGTGTGGAGATTGTCGGTCTGGTGAAG GCCCCGCTGCCGGGAACAGGGATGGGACGGTTCTGTCGCCTGACAAATGTGTCTCCACTGAGTGAAGTTGTCCAGATGGTGAAGGAACATCTTGGTCTGAAACATGTCCGTCTGGCCTTGGGGACGGGTAGGAGTCTGG aTTCATCCGTGAAGACGGCCGCTGTCTGCGCTGGGTCTGGAGGGAGCATTCTGGACGGCGTCGAGGCTGATCTGTACCTCACAG ccctgtgtccatcctcacactga